The Vibrio agarivorans genome window below encodes:
- the odhB gene encoding 2-oxoglutarate dehydrogenase complex dihydrolipoyllysine-residue succinyltransferase, with product MTIEILVPDLPESVADATVATWHKKPGEAVERDEVLVDIETDKVVLEVPAPEAGVLEAIIEEEGATVLSKQLIAKLKPGAVAGEPTTDTTEDTEASPDKRHKATLSDESNDALSPAVRRLLGEHGFEANQVKGTGVGGRITREDIEAHLANAEKAKAEAPTAQEAPATARSQKRVPMTRLRKTVANRLLEAKNNTAMLTTFNEVNMKPIMDLRKQYKDQFEERHGTRLGFMSFYVKAVTEALKRYPEVNASIDGDDIVYHNYFDISMAVSTPRGLVTPVLKDCDTLGFADIEKGIKELAIKGRDGKLTVDELMGGNFTITNGGVFGSLMSTPIINPPQSAILGMHKIQDRPMAVDGKVEILPMMYLALSYDHRLIDGRESVGFLVTIKELLEDPARLLLDV from the coding sequence ATGACAATTGAAATTCTGGTTCCAGATTTACCTGAATCAGTCGCCGATGCAACGGTTGCAACATGGCATAAAAAACCGGGTGAAGCTGTAGAGCGTGATGAAGTTCTTGTAGATATTGAAACCGATAAAGTGGTTCTAGAAGTGCCTGCGCCTGAGGCGGGTGTTCTTGAAGCGATTATCGAAGAAGAAGGAGCAACGGTTCTTTCTAAGCAATTGATTGCGAAGCTTAAGCCAGGTGCCGTCGCGGGTGAGCCGACAACGGATACCACAGAAGATACTGAAGCTTCTCCAGACAAGCGTCATAAGGCAACATTGTCTGATGAGTCTAACGATGCGCTTAGCCCTGCGGTTCGTCGCTTGCTTGGTGAGCATGGTTTTGAAGCGAATCAAGTAAAAGGCACGGGTGTCGGTGGCCGCATTACACGCGAAGACATCGAAGCACACCTTGCTAACGCTGAGAAAGCTAAAGCGGAAGCTCCGACTGCCCAAGAAGCCCCAGCAACGGCACGTAGCCAGAAGCGTGTCCCAATGACTCGCTTGCGTAAAACAGTGGCAAATCGTCTGTTGGAGGCGAAGAACAATACGGCGATGTTGACGACATTCAATGAAGTCAACATGAAGCCGATTATGGATCTTCGCAAGCAGTACAAAGACCAATTTGAAGAACGTCATGGCACACGCTTGGGCTTCATGTCTTTCTACGTTAAAGCTGTAACAGAAGCGCTTAAGCGTTACCCTGAAGTCAATGCGTCGATTGACGGTGACGATATTGTTTACCACAACTACTTTGATATCAGCATGGCAGTCTCAACCCCTCGCGGCCTTGTGACTCCCGTACTAAAAGACTGCGATACGCTTGGTTTTGCTGATATTGAAAAGGGCATCAAAGAGCTGGCGATCAAAGGTCGTGACGGCAAGCTTACGGTGGATGAATTGATGGGCGGTAACTTCACCATCACTAATGGCGGTGTATTCGGCTCCTTGATGTCGACGCCAATCATCAACCCACCACAATCTGCCATTTTGGGAATGCACAAAATCCAAGACCGTCCAATGGCGGTTGATGGCAAGGTTGAGATTCTACCGATGATGTATCTTGCCCTGTCATACGATCACCGCTTGATCGATGGTAGAGAATCAGTGGGCTTCTTGGTGACCATTAAAGAGTTACTTGAAGATCCAGCGCGTCTGTTATTAGACGTTTAA
- the sucA gene encoding 2-oxoglutarate dehydrogenase E1 component — MHNGVMKAWLESSHLAGANATYVEELYELYLSDPEQVSEEWKRVFEELPALKEEAAEQPHSRVRDYFRRLAQETKHYNVQVSDPDVDAKQVKVLQLINAYRFRGHEAAALDPLGLWQRPPVAELDPAFHSLNEDDLEETFNVGSFAIGQETMKLRDIYSALKKTYCGSIGAEYMHMTDTEQKRWIQQRLESVVGQPSFDSEEKRTFLEELTAAEGLERYLGAKFPGAKRFSLEGGDALIPMTKELIRHAGKTGMREVVIGMAHRGRLNMLVNVLGKKPQDLFDEFAGKHDETWGTGDVKYHQGFSADFATPNGDIHLALAFNPSHLEIVNPVVIGSVRARQDRLGDKNGSTVLPITIHGDSAIAGQGVVAETFNMSCARGFQVGGTVRIVVNNQVGFTTSNPRDTRSTMYCTDIAKMVQAPIFHVNADDPEAVAFVTRIALDYRNEFRRDVVIDLVCYRRHGHNEADEPNATQPLMYQKIKKHPTPRKLYADVLIERNEYDIEFATQLINEYRDALDRGEVVVKEWRPMALHSVDWSPYIGHDWDTPWESQYGMERLVELGNKLCQYPESHKLQSRVNKLYNDRSAMMSGEKAIDWGMAETLAYATLVDDNKRIRISGQDSGRGTFFHRHSVLHNQNDASTYMPLANIHDKQGPFQVFDSVLSEEAVLAFEYGYATAEPSGLTIWEAQFGDFANGAQVVIDQFISSGEQKWARLCGLTMLLPHGYEGQGPEHSSARLERYLQLCAEQNMQVVVPSTPAQVYHMLRRQVVRPMRRPLIVMSPKSLLRHPLCTSSLEELAEGTFQAAIPEVDTLDASKVKRVVFCSGKVYYDLLEQRRSNEQEDVAIVRIEQLYPFPMEEVQAAIGQYSNVEDFVWCQEEPQNQGAWYCSQHNFRAAIPSGADLKYAGRPASASPAVGYMSVHLKQQKALIEDALTVNSKSSD; from the coding sequence ATGCACAACGGCGTGATGAAGGCATGGCTCGAGTCTTCACACTTGGCTGGCGCCAATGCAACTTACGTAGAGGAACTCTACGAACTGTATCTAAGTGACCCCGAACAGGTAAGTGAGGAGTGGAAACGTGTATTTGAGGAGCTACCCGCTCTGAAAGAGGAGGCCGCTGAACAGCCTCATTCACGTGTCCGCGACTACTTCCGACGACTCGCTCAAGAAACAAAGCATTACAATGTCCAAGTTAGTGATCCTGATGTCGATGCGAAACAAGTAAAAGTTCTGCAATTAATTAACGCGTACCGCTTTCGCGGGCACGAAGCCGCCGCTCTTGACCCACTAGGTCTGTGGCAGCGCCCTCCTGTGGCTGAACTCGATCCAGCCTTCCACTCTCTCAATGAAGACGACTTAGAAGAAACCTTTAATGTAGGTTCTTTTGCTATTGGTCAAGAAACCATGAAGTTGAGAGACATCTATTCCGCACTCAAGAAAACCTATTGTGGTTCGATTGGTGCAGAATACATGCACATGACAGATACAGAGCAAAAGCGTTGGATTCAGCAGCGTTTAGAGTCTGTTGTAGGTCAACCCTCATTTGACTCAGAGGAAAAGCGAACCTTTTTAGAGGAGTTAACAGCCGCAGAAGGGCTAGAGCGCTATCTAGGTGCTAAATTCCCAGGCGCAAAGCGTTTCTCTCTAGAGGGGGGCGATGCTCTCATTCCAATGACGAAAGAACTGATTCGACATGCCGGAAAAACCGGGATGCGCGAAGTGGTCATTGGCATGGCTCACCGTGGTCGCTTAAACATGTTAGTTAATGTGTTGGGTAAGAAGCCACAAGACTTGTTTGATGAATTTGCTGGTAAGCATGATGAAACATGGGGTACAGGTGATGTTAAGTACCACCAAGGTTTCTCAGCTGATTTTGCGACGCCAAATGGCGATATTCACTTAGCGTTGGCCTTCAACCCATCGCACCTAGAAATCGTTAATCCTGTGGTTATCGGCTCTGTCCGTGCGCGCCAAGACCGCTTGGGTGACAAAAACGGCAGTACAGTGCTTCCAATTACGATTCATGGTGACTCTGCGATTGCAGGTCAAGGTGTTGTGGCTGAGACATTCAACATGTCTTGTGCACGAGGTTTCCAGGTGGGTGGTACGGTTCGTATCGTCGTCAATAACCAGGTTGGCTTTACTACGTCTAACCCTCGTGATACCCGCTCGACGATGTACTGTACCGATATTGCGAAAATGGTGCAGGCACCGATTTTCCACGTCAATGCTGACGACCCCGAAGCGGTGGCTTTTGTTACGCGTATCGCCCTCGATTACCGTAACGAATTCCGTCGTGATGTTGTGATTGATTTGGTGTGTTACCGTCGCCACGGTCACAACGAAGCGGATGAGCCAAATGCGACTCAGCCTTTGATGTACCAAAAAATCAAAAAGCACCCAACGCCACGTAAACTGTATGCAGACGTTCTGATTGAACGTAATGAATACGATATTGAGTTTGCGACGCAATTGATCAACGAATATCGTGATGCCCTAGATCGCGGTGAAGTCGTTGTGAAAGAGTGGCGCCCAATGGCTCTCCATTCGGTAGACTGGTCTCCTTATATTGGTCATGACTGGGATACGCCTTGGGAAAGCCAGTATGGTATGGAGCGCCTTGTAGAGCTTGGTAACAAGCTGTGCCAATACCCGGAAAGTCACAAGCTGCAAAGTCGAGTTAACAAACTCTACAACGACCGCAGTGCGATGATGTCTGGTGAGAAAGCTATCGATTGGGGTATGGCAGAAACGCTCGCTTACGCAACGCTGGTGGATGACAACAAGCGTATCCGTATCTCTGGTCAGGATTCTGGTCGTGGTACTTTCTTCCATCGCCATTCCGTTCTACACAATCAAAACGATGCAAGCACTTACATGCCTCTGGCCAACATTCACGATAAGCAAGGGCCTTTCCAAGTCTTTGACTCGGTGTTGTCAGAAGAAGCGGTGTTGGCATTTGAATACGGCTACGCCACCGCAGAGCCAAGTGGTTTAACGATTTGGGAAGCTCAATTCGGTGATTTTGCCAATGGTGCTCAAGTTGTGATTGACCAGTTCATCTCCTCTGGTGAGCAAAAGTGGGCTCGCTTGTGTGGTTTAACCATGCTTTTACCACATGGTTATGAAGGGCAGGGGCCAGAGCACTCCTCAGCACGCTTAGAGCGTTACTTGCAACTTTGCGCAGAGCAAAATATGCAAGTGGTTGTGCCTTCTACGCCAGCACAGGTTTACCACATGCTACGACGTCAAGTGGTGCGCCCGATGCGTCGCCCATTGATTGTTATGTCGCCAAAGTCCTTACTACGTCATCCGTTATGTACTTCCTCATTGGAAGAACTTGCTGAAGGTACATTCCAAGCGGCTATTCCAGAAGTGGATACTCTTGATGCCAGTAAAGTAAAACGCGTGGTTTTCTGTTCAGGTAAAGTGTATTACGACCTGCTTGAGCAGCGTCGTTCTAATGAGCAAGAAGATGTCGCCATTGTACGTATCGAACAGCTTTACCCATTCCCAATGGAAGAAGTACAAGCCGCGATTGGCCAATACTCCAATGTTGAAGATTTCGTTTGGTGCCAAGAAGAGCCTCAAAACCAAGGTGCTTGGTACTGTAGTCAACATAATTTCCGCGCAGCCATCCCAAGTGGCGCAGATTTGAAATATGCGGGTCGCCCTGCTTCAGCCTCACCAGCCGTCGGCTATATGTCAGTGCACTTGAAGCAACAGAAAGCGTTAATTGAAGACGCTCTGACCGTTAACTCAAAATCTTCGGATTAA
- a CDS encoding succinate dehydrogenase iron-sulfur subunit codes for MKLNFSLYRYNPDVDSKPYMKDYVLEVEEGSDMMVLDALILLKEQDPSISFRRSCREGVCGSDGLNMNGKNGLACITPLSALEGDKLVIRPLPGLPVVRDLIVDMTQFYDNYAKVKPFLIDEGAQPPSRENLQSPDERAHLDGLYECIMCACCTTSCPSFWWNPDKFIGPAGLLAAYRWLIDSRDTATDERLSDLDDAFSVFRCHGIMNCVSVCPKGLNPTKAIGHIKTMLVNRSI; via the coding sequence ATGAAACTGAACTTCTCTTTATATCGCTATAACCCTGATGTGGATAGCAAACCTTACATGAAGGACTATGTACTCGAAGTGGAAGAAGGCTCTGACATGATGGTGTTGGATGCGCTTATTCTACTCAAAGAGCAAGACCCTTCGATCTCATTCCGTCGCTCATGTCGTGAAGGTGTTTGTGGCTCAGATGGCCTCAATATGAACGGTAAAAATGGCCTTGCATGTATTACCCCTCTGTCAGCGCTAGAAGGGGATAAATTAGTGATTCGTCCGTTACCGGGTTTGCCAGTGGTGCGCGATCTCATTGTCGACATGACCCAGTTTTATGACAACTATGCCAAGGTGAAGCCTTTCCTTATCGATGAGGGTGCTCAGCCGCCTTCGCGAGAGAACTTACAGTCACCTGATGAGCGTGCGCACCTAGATGGCCTTTACGAATGTATTATGTGTGCATGTTGTACTACATCCTGTCCTTCGTTCTGGTGGAATCCTGACAAGTTTATTGGCCCAGCGGGTCTACTCGCGGCGTATCGTTGGCTAATTGATAGCCGAGATACTGCAACTGATGAACGTTTGTCCGATCTAGACGACGCATTTAGCGTTTTTCGTTGCCATGGCATCATGAATTGTGTAAGTGTTTGTCCTAAGGGACTAAATCCAACGAAAGCCATTGGTCATATTAAGACTATGCTGGTGAATCGTTCGATTTAA
- the sdhA gene encoding succinate dehydrogenase flavoprotein subunit produces the protein MSIPVREFDAVVIGAGGAGMRAALQISEQGLSCALLSKVFPTRSHTVSAQGGITVALGNSHKDNWQWHMYDTVKGSDYIGDQNAIEYMCKNGPESVIELEKMGLPFSRFDDGSIYQRPFGGQSKEFGGEQAARTAAAADRTGHALLHTLYQQNVKHKTTIFSEWYALDLVKNQDGAVMGCTALCMETGEICYFKSKATILATGGAGRIYASTTNAHINTGDGVGMALRAGVPMQDMEMWQFHPTGIAGAGVLVTEGCRGEGGYLLNKDGERFMERYAPNAKDLAGRDVVARSMMIEIREGRGCDGPWGPHIKLKLDHLGKDVLESRLPGICELSRTFAHVDPVKEPIPVIPTCHYMMGGVPTQVSGQAIKQTADGADVEVQGLFACGEIASVSVHGANRLGGNSLLDLVVFGRATGLHLGETLAAQAEARPATESDIEASLARTMRWENSTGGEDPVQIRKDLQQCMQNSFSVFREGDAMATGLDELKEIRERLQNAHLADKSTEFNTQRIECLELDNLMETAFSTAVAANYRTESRGAHARFDFPERDDEKWLCHSIYNPETEQMSKRDVNMTPVHRDAFPPKVRTY, from the coding sequence GTGTCTATTCCAGTAAGAGAATTCGATGCCGTAGTAATCGGCGCAGGTGGTGCGGGTATGCGTGCCGCATTGCAAATTTCTGAGCAGGGACTGAGCTGTGCTCTGCTTTCTAAAGTATTTCCAACGCGTTCGCATACGGTGTCTGCGCAGGGTGGTATTACGGTTGCTTTGGGTAACTCACATAAAGACAATTGGCAATGGCACATGTACGACACGGTGAAAGGGTCTGACTACATCGGTGACCAGAACGCGATCGAATACATGTGTAAAAATGGCCCAGAGTCGGTCATTGAACTTGAGAAAATGGGTCTACCTTTCTCGCGCTTTGACGACGGTAGTATTTATCAGCGCCCATTTGGTGGCCAATCAAAAGAGTTTGGTGGTGAGCAGGCGGCTCGAACTGCAGCCGCGGCGGACCGTACCGGTCATGCCCTTCTTCACACGCTTTATCAACAGAACGTTAAGCACAAAACCACCATCTTCTCTGAGTGGTACGCGTTAGATTTGGTGAAAAACCAAGATGGCGCTGTGATGGGTTGTACTGCGCTGTGCATGGAAACCGGTGAAATCTGCTATTTCAAATCTAAAGCCACCATTCTTGCGACAGGCGGAGCTGGGCGAATTTATGCATCAACGACGAATGCCCACATCAATACAGGTGACGGTGTTGGCATGGCGTTACGCGCAGGTGTGCCAATGCAAGACATGGAAATGTGGCAGTTCCACCCGACAGGTATTGCAGGCGCAGGTGTGCTTGTGACAGAAGGTTGTCGTGGTGAAGGTGGTTATCTGCTCAATAAAGATGGTGAGCGCTTCATGGAGCGCTATGCGCCAAATGCTAAAGACCTTGCAGGTCGAGATGTGGTTGCGCGTTCAATGATGATTGAAATTCGCGAGGGTCGCGGATGCGATGGTCCTTGGGGCCCACACATTAAACTGAAACTCGACCACCTAGGTAAAGATGTCCTCGAGTCTCGACTGCCTGGCATCTGTGAGCTATCTCGAACGTTCGCTCACGTTGACCCGGTGAAAGAGCCAATTCCAGTGATCCCGACCTGTCACTACATGATGGGGGGAGTGCCAACTCAAGTGTCTGGTCAAGCGATTAAGCAGACGGCTGACGGCGCTGATGTTGAGGTTCAAGGCCTGTTTGCTTGTGGTGAAATTGCATCGGTATCTGTACACGGCGCGAATCGTCTCGGTGGTAACTCGTTACTCGACTTGGTGGTATTTGGCCGAGCAACAGGTTTACACCTTGGTGAGACGTTGGCAGCGCAAGCGGAAGCTCGACCAGCCACTGAGTCTGATATCGAAGCATCACTTGCTCGAACAATGCGTTGGGAAAATAGCACGGGTGGTGAAGACCCAGTGCAAATCCGTAAAGACCTTCAACAGTGCATGCAAAACAGCTTCTCTGTATTCCGTGAGGGTGATGCAATGGCAACAGGCCTCGACGAGCTTAAAGAGATTCGTGAACGTCTGCAAAATGCACACCTCGCTGACAAGTCGACAGAGTTCAACACGCAGCGCATCGAGTGTTTGGAGTTGGATAACCTAATGGAGACAGCCTTTTCTACTGCGGTTGCGGCTAACTATCGTACAGAAAGCCGTGGCGCTCATGCTCGTTTTGACTTCCCAGAGCGTGATGATGAAAAATGGTTATGTCACTCAATCTATAATCCGGAAACGGAGCAGATGAGCAAGCGTGATGTCAATATGACTCCTGTTCATCGTGACGCGTTCCCGCCGAAAGTACGTACTTACTAG
- the sdhD gene encoding succinate dehydrogenase, hydrophobic membrane anchor protein, whose amino-acid sequence MVKHVSSFGRNGVHDFVLIRASAIIMTLYTIYIVAFFMFAGDISYLDWTEFFGGTLTKVFTMLALVSVLIHAWIGLWQVLTDYIKCAKLRGGLQLGIIAVLFGYLFSGLFILWGV is encoded by the coding sequence ATGGTAAAACATGTTTCATCTTTTGGTCGCAATGGCGTACACGATTTTGTATTGATTCGTGCCTCAGCCATTATCATGACCTTATACACAATCTACATTGTTGCCTTTTTCATGTTCGCTGGCGACATTTCCTACCTTGATTGGACTGAGTTTTTTGGTGGCACCTTAACCAAGGTGTTTACCATGCTCGCGCTCGTTTCAGTGCTTATTCATGCTTGGATAGGACTGTGGCAAGTTCTTACTGACTACATCAAGTGCGCAAAACTGCGGGGTGGCCTACAGCTAGGAATTATCGCTGTGCTTTTTGGTTACCTGTTTTCTGGTCTGTTTATTTTGTGGGGTGTGTAA
- the sdhC gene encoding succinate dehydrogenase cytochrome b556 subunit: MSKPVKERKSRPVNLDLQTIRFPITAIASILHRVSGVITFVAVGILLWLLSTSLQSPVGFMQASDIVDGFFVKLILWGILTALAYHIVGGIRHLIMDLGYFEELESGALTAKVSFAVTGVLSLLAGVLVW; the protein is encoded by the coding sequence GTGAGCAAGCCCGTGAAAGAAAGAAAGTCAAGACCAGTTAATTTAGACTTGCAGACTATACGCTTTCCCATCACTGCAATCGCTTCAATCCTGCACCGAGTGTCAGGAGTGATTACGTTTGTCGCGGTAGGGATACTGCTATGGTTGCTATCCACATCATTACAATCTCCAGTCGGATTCATGCAAGCCTCCGATATCGTAGATGGGTTTTTCGTCAAATTGATCCTTTGGGGCATTTTGACCGCATTGGCCTATCACATCGTAGGTGGTATTCGCCATTTGATAATGGATCTCGGTTATTTTGAGGAGCTTGAGTCAGGTGCACTGACGGCCAAAGTGTCGTTTGCTGTCACTGGTGTTCTCTCACTCCTAGCAGGAGTATTGGTATGGTAA
- a CDS encoding citrate synthase yields MADKNAILHIEGKAPIELPIMDGSIGPQVVDVRKLGASGYFTFDPGFLATASCESQITYIDGGKGVLLHRGFPIDQLANNADYLEVCYILLYGEAPTREQYEQFKVTVTRHTMVHEQIASFFHGFRRDAHPMAVMCGVVGALAAFYHDSLDINNDEHREIAAYRLLSKMPTLAAMCYKYSIGQPFIYPRNDLTYAENFLHMMFANPCEEYEVNPVVARAMDKIFTLHADHEQNASTSTVRLAGSSGANPFACIAAGIASLWGPAHGGANEACLRMLEEIGSVDKIPEYVERAKDKDDPFRLMGFGHRVYKNYDPRATVMREACHEVLSELNIKDPLLDVAMELERIALSDEYFVEKKLYPNVDFYSGIILKAIGIPVSMFTVIFAMSRTIGWIAHWNEMHSDPGNRIGRPRQLYTGQEQRDFRPIHERE; encoded by the coding sequence ATGGCGGATAAGAATGCGATCCTTCATATTGAGGGAAAAGCACCGATCGAGCTACCGATTATGGATGGATCTATCGGTCCTCAAGTAGTCGATGTTCGTAAACTAGGAGCAAGTGGCTACTTCACTTTTGACCCTGGTTTCCTTGCTACAGCATCTTGTGAGTCCCAAATAACTTACATCGACGGCGGAAAAGGCGTGCTATTGCACCGCGGCTTCCCTATCGACCAGTTAGCCAATAACGCTGATTATTTAGAAGTTTGTTACATCCTTCTTTACGGCGAAGCCCCTACCCGAGAGCAATACGAACAATTCAAGGTGACTGTCACTCGTCATACGATGGTCCACGAGCAAATCGCAAGCTTCTTCCACGGCTTCCGTCGTGATGCTCACCCAATGGCAGTCATGTGTGGTGTTGTAGGCGCATTAGCGGCGTTCTACCACGACTCACTAGACATCAACAACGATGAACACCGTGAGATTGCAGCATACCGTCTGCTGTCAAAAATGCCGACTTTGGCAGCGATGTGTTACAAATACTCTATCGGTCAACCTTTCATTTACCCTCGCAACGACCTAACGTACGCAGAAAACTTCCTGCACATGATGTTTGCAAACCCATGTGAAGAGTATGAAGTTAACCCTGTCGTAGCGCGTGCAATGGATAAGATTTTCACCCTACACGCTGACCACGAACAAAACGCTTCTACATCGACAGTCCGTCTTGCTGGTTCTTCGGGCGCTAACCCATTTGCTTGTATTGCAGCGGGTATCGCTTCACTTTGGGGCCCAGCTCACGGTGGTGCGAACGAGGCGTGTTTGCGCATGTTGGAAGAGATCGGCAGCGTCGATAAGATTCCAGAGTATGTAGAACGTGCGAAGGACAAAGATGACCCATTCCGTCTGATGGGCTTTGGTCACCGTGTGTACAAAAACTATGACCCTCGTGCAACGGTAATGCGTGAAGCATGTCATGAGGTACTTAGCGAGCTTAACATCAAAGATCCACTGCTTGATGTTGCTATGGAACTTGAGCGTATCGCGCTTTCAGATGAGTACTTCGTTGAGAAGAAACTTTATCCGAACGTAGATTTCTACTCTGGCATCATTCTGAAGGCGATTGGCATTCCTGTTTCGATGTTCACTGTTATCTTTGCTATGTCGCGCACTATCGGTTGGATTGCCCACTGGAATGAAATGCACAGTGATCCAGGCAACCGTATTGGACGCCCACGTCAGCTTTATACTGGTCAAGAGCAGCGTGACTTCCGCCCAATTCATGAGCGTGAATAA
- a CDS encoding Nif3-like dinuclear metal center hexameric protein, which translates to MNILELEKRLNEKLSPQLIKDYAPNGLQVEGKSEIKRIVTGVTASQALIDRAVELNADALLVHHGYFWKGEPEPIRGMKGKRIRTLIKNDINLLGYHLPLDIHPELGNNAELARLLEITVKGGLEGHPQSVAMFGRLAQPMTGQEFAEKIAHVLNRAPLHIAPDDANKLIETVGWCTGGGQDYIELAAQNGLDAFISGEISERTTYSAREQDIHYFAAGHHATERYGIKALGEWLAQEYGFEVEFVDIDNPV; encoded by the coding sequence ATGAATATTCTCGAGCTTGAAAAGCGACTTAATGAAAAACTATCGCCGCAGCTAATTAAAGACTATGCGCCGAATGGTCTTCAGGTTGAGGGTAAATCCGAGATAAAACGTATTGTCACTGGTGTAACAGCTTCTCAGGCGTTGATAGATCGAGCAGTTGAGTTGAACGCAGACGCATTGCTCGTTCATCATGGTTACTTTTGGAAAGGTGAGCCCGAGCCTATTCGTGGCATGAAAGGCAAGCGTATCCGTACCTTGATCAAAAACGATATCAACTTATTGGGCTACCACTTACCATTAGATATTCACCCAGAGCTAGGTAACAACGCTGAACTTGCTCGACTGCTGGAGATTACAGTGAAAGGGGGTCTAGAAGGACACCCTCAATCAGTGGCAATGTTCGGTCGACTGGCGCAGCCGATGACAGGACAGGAGTTTGCTGAAAAAATTGCACATGTATTGAATCGTGCTCCGCTACACATTGCGCCAGACGATGCTAATAAGCTGATTGAAACTGTGGGATGGTGTACAGGTGGTGGCCAAGACTATATTGAACTTGCTGCGCAAAATGGCTTAGACGCTTTTATCTCTGGTGAAATCTCAGAGCGCACAACCTACTCGGCACGAGAGCAAGACATTCACTATTTTGCCGCGGGTCATCATGCAACTGAGCGCTATGGTATCAAAGCACTCGGTGAATGGTTAGCGCAAGAGTATGGCTTTGAAGTTGAATTTGTCGACATCGACAATCCGGTTTAG
- a CDS encoding DUF1853 family protein codes for MNQLTRFRDWIYHAPSLFEEREPFICFKDVDQPNYPIDDYQGNPRLGFIYQHLCTELITQSRQYDVVLEEVQINDQHGKTLGAIDLIIRDNITGLNEHWEVAIKFYLLHDGTWFGPNAHDQLDKKLERMLNHQLKMSHTPQFRHLHPALSPMTERLLLQGRLYTNPFNNELTPTSCLGFNLNQSQICGHWCYQHQFDLIKETLFEIEKVDWAAGGTLAKRPLTQPTGRFTHAQSQSGQFWFIVENDWPNNQ; via the coding sequence ATGAATCAGCTTACACGCTTTCGCGATTGGATCTATCATGCCCCCTCTCTGTTTGAAGAGCGTGAGCCTTTTATCTGTTTTAAAGATGTCGACCAGCCGAATTACCCAATAGATGACTATCAGGGAAACCCTCGACTTGGGTTTATTTATCAACACTTGTGTACCGAACTCATCACACAGTCTAGACAATATGATGTAGTGTTAGAGGAAGTGCAGATCAATGATCAACATGGAAAGACACTGGGTGCCATTGACTTGATCATACGTGACAATATCACTGGGTTAAACGAGCACTGGGAAGTCGCTATCAAGTTCTACCTGCTACACGATGGCACTTGGTTTGGCCCCAACGCCCACGATCAGCTGGATAAAAAGCTGGAACGAATGCTCAACCACCAGCTCAAAATGAGTCACACGCCGCAATTTAGGCATTTACATCCAGCATTATCCCCGATGACAGAGCGTCTACTACTCCAGGGAAGGCTTTACACCAACCCGTTTAACAATGAGCTTACCCCAACAAGCTGTCTCGGTTTCAACCTGAACCAAAGCCAAATATGCGGTCATTGGTGTTATCAACATCAATTTGACCTGATAAAAGAAACTCTGTTTGAAATTGAGAAAGTCGATTGGGCAGCAGGGGGAACGCTAGCTAAAAGGCCACTAACCCAGCCAACTGGAAGGTTTACCCACGCTCAATCACAGAGCGGGCAGTTTTGGTTTATCGTCGAAAATGACTGGCCAAACAATCAATAA